From a single Bacillus gobiensis genomic region:
- a CDS encoding ABC transporter ATP-binding protein, translating into MIDLQNVSYSYESSPVLKNLTLQEDEPVIMGLWGRNGAGKTTLMKLIAGLYAPEVGKVDVNGLKPYNNDKAQESICFMQEDHPFHPMWRIKDILQLAEHFYPDWNKETADHLMRVFQLPEKKRVGKFSKGMKTAVQLIIGISSHAKVTIFDEPTNGLDAVIRKKFYHELLQSYEDHPRLIMISSHHINEVQPLCESIAVVYDKKIKLYEPMEELRERGVFLTGDQKAIDQITSGMAVMEKDQLGSTAKVMVDAAYRKDIIERAKSLNISVEKPSLQDYLINITEPKKEELLWEGR; encoded by the coding sequence ATGATTGATTTGCAAAATGTCTCATATTCTTATGAATCAAGCCCTGTATTGAAGAATCTTACGCTGCAAGAAGATGAACCTGTGATCATGGGGCTGTGGGGGAGAAATGGAGCGGGAAAAACCACGTTAATGAAGCTGATCGCGGGACTGTATGCACCGGAAGTCGGCAAGGTGGATGTAAATGGATTGAAGCCGTATAACAATGATAAGGCTCAGGAATCGATATGCTTTATGCAGGAAGATCATCCGTTTCATCCTATGTGGAGAATAAAAGATATTTTACAGTTGGCAGAGCACTTTTATCCTGATTGGAATAAGGAAACTGCCGATCATTTGATGAGAGTATTTCAGCTGCCGGAAAAGAAAAGAGTCGGCAAGTTTTCAAAGGGAATGAAAACAGCCGTTCAGTTGATCATCGGTATTTCCAGCCATGCTAAAGTGACGATATTTGACGAACCGACGAACGGCCTTGATGCCGTCATTCGCAAAAAATTCTATCATGAGCTGCTGCAGAGTTATGAAGATCATCCACGTTTGATTATGATTTCTTCTCATCACATTAATGAGGTGCAGCCTTTATGCGAGTCGATTGCAGTTGTCTATGATAAAAAAATCAAGCTTTATGAACCGATGGAAGAATTGCGGGAGCGAGGCGTCTTTTTAACTGGCGATCAAAAAGCAATCGATCAAATAACTTCAGGAATGGCTGTTATGGAAAAAGACCAGCTTGGTTCGACGGCAAAAGTAATGGTCGATGCTGCTTATAGAAAAGACATCATTGAACGTGCCAAGTCGCTGAATATTTCGGTGGAAAAGCCGAGCCTGCAGGACTACTTGATCAACATTACAGAGCCGAAAAAGGAGGAGTTGTTATGGGAGGGACGTTAA
- a CDS encoding GntR family transcriptional regulator: MKPTLDESQPIFYQIAEMIMEDIVSGRLQEGEKVPSTNELSRFYNINPATARKGLQALVDNEVIFKQRGVGMFVKEGAKLKLLQERRQDFFEQYVKPMLEEAERLKMSKENVIDLINGRTGETND, encoded by the coding sequence TTGAAGCCTACGTTGGATGAATCACAACCGATTTTTTATCAAATTGCTGAAATGATAATGGAAGATATCGTGAGCGGGCGACTGCAGGAAGGAGAGAAAGTGCCTTCAACGAATGAACTGTCTCGTTTTTATAACATTAATCCAGCTACGGCGCGCAAAGGCTTGCAAGCTCTTGTAGATAATGAAGTGATTTTCAAGCAAAGAGGAGTAGGAATGTTTGTTAAGGAGGGGGCAAAATTGAAGCTGCTTCAGGAAAGAAGGCAAGATTTTTTTGAGCAGTATGTTAAACCAATGCTTGAAGAAGCTGAGCGCCTTAAAATGTCAAAAGAAAATGTCATTGATTTAATCAATGGGAGAACGGGGGAAACCAATGATTGA
- a CDS encoding M15 family metallopeptidase, whose translation MKRFLQVLFVGSLLIFIASTLIYAKDSTEPSLQDVKDAPLPTELHPVVAENRDKLANRAKEIGISIVITDDFRSFEEQDKLYAKGRTTKGSIVTYAKGGESYHNYGLAIDFALRLNNGNVSWDMEYDGNKNGTSDWMEVVKIAKELGFEWGGDWSGFKDYPHLQMIPETD comes from the coding sequence GTGAAACGATTTTTGCAAGTTCTCTTCGTAGGAAGCCTCTTGATTTTTATTGCCAGCACACTTATTTATGCAAAAGATTCTACTGAACCTAGTCTTCAAGATGTAAAGGATGCACCGCTCCCTACTGAATTGCATCCCGTTGTCGCAGAAAATCGGGACAAGCTGGCCAATCGTGCGAAAGAGATCGGCATATCTATCGTGATTACCGACGACTTCCGTTCGTTTGAGGAGCAGGACAAGCTTTACGCCAAAGGAAGGACAACAAAAGGATCGATTGTTACCTATGCAAAAGGCGGAGAATCCTACCATAATTACGGACTCGCCATCGACTTTGCGCTTCGATTAAACAATGGAAATGTGAGTTGGGACATGGAGTATGACGGTAATAAAAACGGAACATCTGACTGGATGGAGGTTGTCAAGATTGCCAAGGAACTCGGCTTCGAATGGGGCGGAGACTGGAGCGGATTCAAGGATTACCCTCATTTGCAAATGATCCCGGAAACTGACTAA
- a CDS encoding acyltransferase family protein: MGKRIEWIDAAKGIGIILVVAGHVPTTDPIKQFIYSFHMPLFFFLSGLVFKSKDLGLKSFIQKKARSLLFPYVCFAIITYLFWFTVERHLPFSSDSNVDPFTPFMGIFLSIEDNHMMTYNPAVWFLTALFLVEIAFFLYTKVAKGRFVVLFAALCGAIGYYGSLKLDGSLPWNVDVVFTAIAFYAFGYAMKNHLAQHKPKRTLITCVLLFIVTAYVESYNIRVDMRGNDYGNGLVFYLASLLGIAGTIYLSHKLKRVAFLTYLGKNSIVILLLQFVAIPIVKTFIYYGMEIDIKDTDTAAWTLFYTVSILLFMIPCISFLNKYPLLLGKVSQRRIENL; the protein is encoded by the coding sequence ATGGGGAAACGAATCGAGTGGATTGATGCGGCCAAAGGAATCGGAATTATTTTGGTTGTAGCAGGACACGTTCCAACGACTGATCCCATTAAGCAGTTTATCTATTCCTTTCATATGCCGTTATTTTTCTTTTTATCAGGGCTTGTCTTTAAATCAAAAGACCTCGGTTTAAAAAGCTTTATTCAAAAAAAAGCAAGAAGTTTGCTATTTCCATATGTTTGTTTTGCGATCATTACTTATTTGTTTTGGTTTACTGTAGAAAGACATCTCCCATTTAGCTCAGACAGCAACGTGGATCCTTTTACTCCATTTATGGGCATTTTTCTTTCAATCGAAGATAATCACATGATGACTTATAACCCTGCTGTTTGGTTTTTAACTGCTTTATTTTTGGTTGAAATTGCCTTCTTTCTATATACAAAGGTTGCGAAGGGAAGGTTCGTTGTCTTATTTGCAGCCTTATGCGGGGCCATCGGTTATTATGGATCGCTGAAACTGGATGGCAGCCTTCCATGGAATGTGGATGTTGTCTTTACGGCAATCGCTTTTTATGCTTTCGGCTATGCTATGAAAAATCACCTGGCACAACATAAACCAAAAAGAACGCTGATCACTTGTGTTTTGTTATTTATAGTAACCGCTTATGTTGAATCGTATAACATTAGAGTTGATATGCGAGGAAATGATTACGGCAATGGATTAGTCTTTTACCTAGCGTCTTTACTTGGAATTGCAGGAACCATTTATTTGAGCCACAAGCTAAAACGAGTTGCTTTTCTCACCTATCTGGGAAAAAATTCGATCGTCATTCTGCTGCTTCAGTTTGTAGCGATTCCGATTGTAAAAACCTTTATCTACTATGGGATGGAAATCGATATCAAGGATACGGATACTGCAGCTTGGACCCTTTTTTATACCGTCTCGATTTTATTGTTTATGATTCCATGCATCTCATTTTTGAATAAATATCCTCTTTTGTTGGGGAAAGTATCCCAGAGGAGAATAGAAAACCTGTAG
- a CDS encoding mannitol-1-phosphate 5-dehydrogenase — translation MKSVVHFGAGNIGRGFIGALFSQSGYHVTFVDIADELINKLNQEKAYKVKTAADPQEVTDIYNVSGLNNLKQENEVIEAIGQATFVTTAIGPSILPRIAPLIAKGLAERIKTNDNPVYIIACENQISATDLLRGHILESIDEKSVSELKGRAFFFNSAVDRIVPIQDQKGMDVLVETYHEWIVEADQEVPEVKGMTIVPDLAPYIERKLFTVNTGHAVTAYFGYLFGKKTIDEALNDTAIYEQVKKTLEETGAYLVSQYGLDEQAHQNYIEKIISRFQNPYLNDAVTRVGRSPIRKLGPEDRLVRPAYEAKKAGLSFQQLSKAIAAALAFDSQEDPEAVQLQEMLQAHGASYVLKAISHLDESDDLSIAAALHYEQLKK, via the coding sequence ATGAAAAGTGTTGTTCATTTTGGAGCCGGGAATATTGGCAGAGGATTTATAGGCGCACTATTTTCACAATCAGGCTACCATGTAACCTTTGTTGATATTGCTGATGAGCTAATAAATAAATTGAATCAAGAAAAAGCCTACAAAGTAAAAACGGCTGCAGATCCGCAAGAAGTAACGGATATTTACAATGTGTCGGGACTCAATAATCTCAAACAGGAGAATGAGGTCATTGAAGCAATTGGTCAAGCAACGTTTGTGACAACTGCAATCGGTCCTTCAATCCTGCCAAGAATTGCTCCATTAATTGCAAAAGGACTAGCGGAACGCATAAAGACAAATGATAATCCTGTTTATATTATTGCCTGTGAAAACCAAATTTCTGCAACAGACCTATTAAGAGGGCACATTCTTGAAAGCATCGATGAAAAATCCGTATCAGAGCTGAAAGGAAGAGCATTCTTTTTCAATTCTGCTGTGGACAGAATTGTGCCGATTCAGGATCAAAAAGGCATGGATGTACTCGTGGAAACATATCATGAATGGATTGTAGAAGCCGACCAAGAGGTTCCTGAGGTAAAAGGAATGACCATTGTTCCCGATTTGGCTCCTTACATTGAACGGAAGCTCTTTACAGTAAACACAGGACACGCAGTGACCGCTTACTTTGGTTATTTATTCGGCAAAAAAACGATTGATGAGGCGTTAAACGATACAGCCATCTATGAGCAGGTCAAAAAGACGCTGGAGGAAACAGGAGCATATCTTGTGAGTCAGTATGGTTTAGATGAACAAGCTCACCAAAACTATATTGAGAAAATTATCAGCCGTTTTCAAAATCCGTATTTGAATGACGCTGTGACACGAGTTGGGCGGTCACCGATCCGCAAGCTTGGACCGGAGGATAGATTGGTACGTCCCGCATATGAAGCGAAAAAAGCAGGTCTAAGCTTTCAGCAGCTGTCAAAAGCAATCGCGGCTGCTCTTGCTTTCGACAGCCAAGAAGATCCTGAAGCAGTTCAGCTTCAAGAAATGCTTCAAGCTCATGGTGCATCCTACGTACTAAAAGCTATTAGCCATTTAGATGAATCGGATGATTTGTCAATTGCTGCTGCACTCCATTATGAACAATTGAAAAAATAA
- a CDS encoding VanZ family protein, with protein MKSFIIQLNTKKYVKIIFIIYLAMLLTVSFWGISMFLPRHTYNDVSQNLMPFKTITNYLFNFEKYNFRTWFNNTFGLVLLFIPFGLLIPLVFADIKHATQMMYLSFLVSLSLEIAQYITVLGVFDVDDVILNTFGGMLGFLIITQLIKRKKYS; from the coding sequence ATGAAATCGTTTATTATTCAATTAAATACTAAAAAATACGTTAAGATTATTTTCATAATTTATTTGGCCATGCTGCTTACGGTTAGCTTCTGGGGAATTAGTATGTTTCTCCCTAGACATACTTATAATGATGTTTCTCAAAATCTTATGCCGTTTAAGACGATCACAAATTATTTGTTTAATTTTGAGAAATATAATTTCAGAACTTGGTTTAATAACACATTTGGGCTTGTACTATTATTCATCCCTTTTGGATTGTTGATCCCGCTTGTTTTTGCCGATATAAAACATGCTACACAAATGATGTATCTATCATTTCTTGTCAGCTTATCTTTAGAAATAGCACAATATATAACTGTGTTAGGTGTATTTGATGTCGATGATGTTATTTTAAATACGTTTGGTGGTATGTTAGGTTTCTTAATTATTACTCAATTGATAAAAAGGAAGAAGTACTCTTAA
- a CDS encoding BglG family transcription antiterminator, protein MFITTREKAIIEYMIRTSGLHTAQSISHFLNVSVRTVNRDLKTIEHLLNRFNLKLQRVSGQGLEIVGSNENIFRMMQELAKVKPTDLPAEERKLLILIRLFHEKEAVKVLTLANELNTSITTIGTDLDDLTEWLSGFGIKVLRKRGVGVVFDGREIAKRKALGNYLLMFYNQELFEKLFLLSKRDIASEKSVILHFLKLEYLKAIDDILSSKTKMNNSFMKLADSDYIGLLIAICISIQRNALGFRIEEGVFENGSKQTAESRLLKEINVDLDEKLSDEDIDFLTVILKGSKLREAEAFYYDSVIIGRAVRKMIQDVSFQLNIDMTADFSLFQGLLAHMEPAIYRISQNMGLYNPLTADIKKSYPVLFMAVSNSLEKAFEEINFPDDEIAYLVLHFGSSLELRKEEMAIKALIVCPTGIGTSKMLASRVKKEVSEISSVEIASIKELRSFALKNFDVIISTVRLPFDDYVLVNPLLSDEDSKSIRTYLKKNIKKMIDKKEYSHTEEQETFRSSGEQRPLLSTIEEIESTLLSMKSILSNFELYPVENEGDYQSCIRDMVERCKEKGFVKNVQDVLDQLLEREEQGGLGIPGTSMALYHCRHECVNEIIFHIAHLNSPYLLKGMGGKPVECRNLLLMLAPEHISPQQLEIISIVSTSIVEDQEAILIFSSSNEQMVRKKLEETFYEHLHHIIKE, encoded by the coding sequence ATGTTTATCACTACCAGAGAGAAAGCGATTATCGAGTATATGATCAGAACATCCGGTTTGCATACCGCACAGTCGATCAGCCATTTTTTAAACGTAAGCGTCAGAACCGTGAATCGTGATTTGAAAACGATCGAGCATCTACTGAATCGTTTTAACCTTAAGCTTCAGAGGGTAAGCGGACAAGGACTTGAAATAGTAGGAAGCAATGAGAATATTTTTCGGATGATGCAGGAGCTAGCCAAAGTAAAGCCGACAGATTTGCCCGCGGAGGAACGGAAGCTATTAATTTTAATCCGATTGTTTCATGAAAAAGAAGCAGTGAAGGTGTTAACCCTTGCCAATGAATTAAATACGAGTATAACAACGATCGGAACAGATTTGGATGACTTAACGGAATGGCTGTCTGGTTTCGGCATAAAAGTGTTGAGAAAACGCGGAGTTGGCGTTGTTTTTGATGGCAGGGAGATTGCAAAAAGAAAGGCGCTGGGGAACTACCTTTTGATGTTTTACAATCAGGAGCTGTTTGAAAAGCTGTTTCTTCTGAGCAAACGGGATATCGCCAGTGAAAAGTCAGTGATCTTACATTTCTTAAAGCTTGAGTATCTTAAGGCCATCGATGATATTCTTTCATCCAAAACAAAAATGAACAATAGCTTTATGAAGCTGGCGGACAGTGACTATATTGGTCTATTAATAGCAATTTGCATTTCAATACAGAGAAATGCATTGGGGTTTCGAATCGAAGAAGGCGTTTTTGAAAATGGCAGTAAGCAAACTGCTGAGTCCAGGCTCTTGAAGGAGATAAACGTTGATCTTGACGAAAAGCTGTCAGATGAAGATATCGATTTTTTAACGGTCATTTTAAAAGGCTCAAAGCTACGAGAAGCAGAAGCGTTTTATTACGACAGCGTCATTATCGGCAGGGCTGTCAGAAAAATGATCCAGGATGTTTCATTTCAGCTGAACATTGATATGACTGCCGATTTTTCACTGTTCCAAGGGCTGCTCGCCCATATGGAGCCTGCAATATACAGGATATCTCAAAATATGGGCTTATATAATCCGTTAACAGCAGATATAAAAAAGAGCTATCCAGTCTTATTTATGGCCGTCAGCAATAGTCTGGAAAAGGCATTTGAAGAAATTAATTTTCCGGATGATGAAATTGCTTATTTGGTTCTTCATTTTGGCTCGTCTTTAGAGCTAAGAAAAGAGGAAATGGCGATAAAGGCACTGATCGTCTGTCCAACAGGAATCGGTACCTCAAAAATGCTGGCAAGCCGAGTTAAAAAAGAGGTAAGTGAAATATCTTCAGTTGAAATCGCGTCTATCAAAGAGCTTCGGAGCTTTGCATTAAAAAATTTTGACGTCATCATTTCGACCGTAAGGCTACCTTTTGACGACTACGTGCTGGTCAACCCGCTTTTGAGTGATGAAGATAGCAAATCTATCAGAACATATTTAAAGAAAAATATTAAAAAAATGATCGACAAAAAAGAATATTCACATACAGAAGAGCAAGAAACCTTCCGCTCATCCGGTGAACAAAGACCTCTTTTATCGACCATAGAGGAAATTGAAAGCACATTGCTCAGCATGAAATCGATTCTTTCAAATTTTGAGCTTTATCCGGTTGAAAATGAAGGAGACTATCAGTCGTGTATACGTGATATGGTAGAAAGATGCAAAGAAAAAGGGTTTGTTAAGAATGTCCAGGATGTTCTGGATCAACTGCTGGAAAGGGAGGAGCAGGGGGGCTTGGGCATTCCCGGTACGAGTATGGCTCTGTACCATTGCAGGCATGAATGTGTCAATGAAATCATATTTCACATTGCCCATCTGAACAGCCCCTACCTGCTGAAAGGTATGGGAGGAAAGCCGGTTGAATGCAGAAACCTACTTTTAATGCTTGCTCCTGAACACATTAGCCCTCAGCAGCTTGAAATCATAAGTATTGTCAGCACAAGCATTGTGGAAGATCAAGAGGCCATATTAATTTTTTCATCGTCTAATGAACAAATGGTTAGAAAGAAGCTCGAGGAAACGTTTTATGAACATTTACACCATATAATAAAGGAATGA
- a CDS encoding DUF1835 domain-containing protein, which translates to MIDELKKAIIRLSEEEAKSLLFTVLLQGDLLKDLNEELAKQLNKTTESLLNYHKQKNQKEKYSKVHVAFSHSTSGSLKAALNHPRDEKVKVIPIDDQFSYGPIWQLHQETGKECRWEWLNDNINYEEGELDDQIRDNKEKINELLQVPEGIPIFIWTGSNAHEQIGVRYALYHLREKRNDVYLMNVDEKYRRTGEVSAEKLKEMYEKQLRNKPLSNEEKQAYINEWLGLANTKDVLRIWKNGEIQLADVSRYDRFIINLAKKLHNERGEHSFMKSARLIGEAIGQIDQNLDDLFFEYRVRSLILQGVFDIKGIPKAMRFYSVKLRSDLKGEK; encoded by the coding sequence ATGATTGATGAACTGAAAAAAGCAATTATCAGGCTGTCCGAGGAGGAAGCGAAGAGCTTATTATTCACCGTACTTCTCCAAGGGGACTTATTGAAAGACCTCAATGAGGAATTGGCAAAACAGCTCAATAAAACAACCGAAAGTCTTTTAAACTATCATAAACAGAAAAATCAGAAGGAAAAATACAGCAAAGTGCATGTGGCGTTTAGTCATTCAACCAGCGGCAGTTTAAAGGCAGCCCTCAATCATCCAAGAGATGAAAAAGTAAAAGTCATCCCAATAGACGACCAATTCTCATATGGACCAATTTGGCAGCTGCATCAAGAAACAGGGAAGGAATGCAGATGGGAATGGCTGAATGACAACATAAATTACGAGGAAGGCGAATTAGACGATCAAATAAGGGACAACAAAGAAAAAATCAACGAGCTTCTCCAAGTCCCAGAAGGAATTCCGATCTTCATCTGGACCGGAAGCAATGCCCACGAACAAATCGGCGTTCGCTATGCTCTTTATCATTTACGAGAAAAAAGAAACGACGTCTATTTGATGAATGTCGATGAAAAATATAGGAGAACTGGTGAGGTATCAGCAGAAAAGTTGAAAGAAATGTATGAAAAGCAATTACGGAATAAACCTTTGTCTAATGAAGAAAAGCAAGCATACATCAATGAATGGCTGGGGCTTGCTAATACAAAGGATGTATTGCGTATTTGGAAAAATGGCGAGATTCAACTTGCTGATGTCAGCAGGTACGATCGTTTCATTATCAACTTAGCCAAAAAGCTTCACAACGAGCGAGGAGAACATTCATTTATGAAATCAGCTCGGTTGATCGGAGAAGCCATTGGCCAAATCGATCAAAACCTCGATGATCTCTTTTTTGAATACAGAGTCAGAAGTTTGATTTTGCAAGGAGTGTTCGATATAAAAGGCATTCCGAAAGCGATGAGGTTTTATTCGGTGAAACTTAGATCGGATTTGAAGGGAGAAAAATGA
- a CDS encoding MerR family DNA-binding transcriptional regulator produces MIYNQSIILKVNLKPSAIRYYEQVGLLPPPKREKVIHFILEANNVF; encoded by the coding sequence ATGATTTATAATCAAAGTATAATACTTAAAGTTAACCTTAAGCCCTCAGCTATACGCTACTATGAACAAGTAGGGCTGTTACCGCCGCCAAAACGGGAGAAGGTGATTCATTTTATATTAGAAGCTAACAATGTATTTTGA
- a CDS encoding PTS mannitol transporter subunit IICBA, with product MAQSSLKVGVQKFGNFLSSMVLPNIGAFIAWGLITALFIADGLTPNEHIASLVDPMVTYLLPLLIGYTGGKLIYDQRGGVVGAIATMGVIVGSDIPMFLGAMIMGPFGGYVIKKFDDMIEGKIKAGFEMLVNNFSAGILGGLLAILSLLGVGPAVEGLTAVLVAGVNWMIGLGILPLTSILIEPAKVLFLNNAINHGILSPIALEQVKQQGHSVLFLLEANPGPGLGILLAYTFFGKGSAKRSAPGAALIQFVGGIHEIYFPYILMKPLLFISAILGGMSGVFTFVLLNGGLKGPSSPGSILAVLAVTPQSAGAYLANIAGIFIAAAVSFLVSAFILKTSKAEDGDIEGAAQRMQEMKGKKSSVAGTFSAQNGEFPKTENVERVIFACDAGMGSSAMGASILRKKFKEAGLGIKSVNMAISNLPSDAQIVITQEELTPRAKQKVPGAYHISVDNFLQSPEYDKLVQKLNSGDTTEDSIEAEEPSEGPSSGDVLVEKNVFLNQKFNSKEEAIRFAGRVLVDGGYVEESYIDAMIERDEMTSTYMGNDVAIPHGTEEAKKAVLKSGVTILQVPDGVDFNGEKVRLLFGIAGKDGTHIEILSGIAVTCSDMNNIEKMAAAKTEKEILDIIGSLNK from the coding sequence ATGGCTCAGAGCAGCTTAAAAGTAGGAGTTCAAAAGTTTGGGAACTTCTTAAGCAGCATGGTTTTGCCGAATATCGGTGCATTTATCGCTTGGGGATTAATTACTGCACTATTTATTGCAGATGGCTTAACGCCTAATGAACATATAGCATCTTTAGTTGATCCTATGGTTACCTATTTATTGCCGCTGCTCATAGGGTATACCGGAGGTAAGCTTATCTATGATCAACGGGGCGGAGTTGTTGGCGCAATTGCCACAATGGGTGTGATCGTCGGCTCGGATATTCCGATGTTTTTAGGAGCCATGATCATGGGTCCTTTTGGAGGATATGTCATTAAGAAATTTGATGACATGATCGAAGGAAAAATCAAAGCGGGCTTTGAAATGCTCGTCAACAATTTCTCTGCTGGAATTTTAGGAGGACTACTCGCCATCCTTTCGTTATTAGGAGTAGGCCCAGCGGTGGAAGGGCTAACTGCTGTGCTTGTTGCGGGAGTAAACTGGATGATCGGGCTCGGCATCCTTCCGTTAACAAGCATCTTGATCGAACCAGCAAAGGTATTGTTTTTAAATAACGCAATTAATCATGGTATTTTATCACCGATTGCGTTAGAACAAGTGAAACAGCAAGGGCATTCGGTTTTGTTTCTTTTGGAAGCGAATCCAGGACCGGGGCTTGGGATCTTGCTTGCTTATACGTTCTTCGGGAAAGGCTCTGCAAAAAGATCTGCACCGGGGGCAGCACTAATTCAGTTTGTTGGGGGAATCCATGAAATTTACTTCCCGTATATCCTCATGAAGCCCTTGCTCTTTATTTCCGCAATATTAGGCGGAATGAGCGGTGTCTTTACATTTGTACTATTAAATGGCGGATTAAAAGGGCCGTCTTCACCGGGAAGCATCCTTGCCGTACTCGCGGTTACTCCGCAAAGTGCAGGTGCTTATCTTGCTAACATAGCCGGTATTTTCATTGCTGCCGCCGTATCGTTCCTCGTTTCCGCCTTTATTTTGAAAACGAGCAAAGCCGAAGACGGCGACATTGAAGGTGCAGCGCAGCGTATGCAGGAAATGAAAGGAAAGAAAAGCAGTGTTGCCGGTACTTTCTCAGCTCAGAACGGAGAGTTTCCGAAAACGGAAAACGTCGAGCGAGTGATCTTTGCCTGCGATGCGGGAATGGGATCCAGTGCTATGGGCGCGTCAATTCTTAGAAAAAAATTCAAAGAAGCAGGCCTTGGCATAAAATCAGTCAATATGGCGATCAGCAATCTGCCAAGTGATGCGCAAATTGTAATTACCCAGGAAGAGTTGACACCGCGTGCGAAGCAAAAGGTTCCGGGCGCTTATCATATTTCTGTTGATAATTTCCTTCAAAGCCCTGAGTACGACAAGCTGGTTCAAAAGTTAAACAGTGGCGATACTACTGAAGATAGCATTGAAGCAGAAGAACCGTCTGAAGGACCGTCGTCTGGAGATGTGCTCGTTGAGAAAAATGTCTTCTTAAACCAGAAATTCAATTCGAAGGAAGAGGCGATTCGTTTTGCCGGCCGGGTTCTTGTTGACGGAGGATACGTCGAAGAGTCATACATTGATGCTATGATCGAGCGGGATGAAATGACTTCGACCTATATGGGCAACGATGTAGCGATTCCGCACGGCACAGAAGAGGCGAAAAAAGCGGTATTAAAATCAGGCGTAACGATTTTGCAAGTCCCTGACGGCGTCGATTTTAACGGAGAAAAAGTCAGGCTGCTATTCGGTATTGCCGGAAAAGACGGTACTCATATAGAAATTCTTTCGGGGATTGCCGTTACCTGCTCGGATATGAATAATATCGAGAAAATGGCAGCTGCTAAAACCGAAAAAGAAATTTTAGATATTATCGGATCGTTAAATAAGTAA